The following are from one region of the bacterium genome:
- a CDS encoding amino acid permease: MPLQTTQHEEDVKQLHRLGYAQELARRMSGFSNFAISFSIICILAGGITAFAAGFCATGGASIGIGWPIGSLFALVVALAMGQIASAYPTAGGLYHWGSILGGRAWGWATAWFNLLGLIFVVASVDVGVYLLFRDLLLNGVFGVDPTKFTVTLNFAEFPFDVTQFVFVVIILSTQGLLNHYGIRATTMLTDFSGYLIFAISILLSISLLVYSPVHLDFTRLFTFTNFTGDSGGGVWPNQTSNMLIAFLLGLLLVCYTITGFDASAHTSEETQRAAVNVPRGMWTAVFWSAVFGYLMVCAFVLAMPDVNEGAKTGYGVFAYLMGASRMPDGLRSLLYIGIVLANYLCALAGLTSCSRMMYAFARDGGLPMSGSLSHVNPQHRTPTTAIWISVALILLSCLYAPAFIVLATGCAIFLYISYVMPIAAGFLAEGKSWREKGPFNLGRFSKPIALLAIIGGLILAWVGFQPPNQKVLYLTIGLILFLVVLWFTLEWKRFEGPPTGAKIEARQTQIAAIEADLVVRATRPQS, from the coding sequence ATGCCCTTACAAACGACACAGCACGAAGAAGACGTAAAGCAACTGCACAGGTTGGGGTACGCGCAGGAACTCGCGCGGCGGATGAGCGGGTTTTCGAACTTTGCCATTTCGTTCTCCATCATCTGTATTCTTGCCGGTGGTATCACGGCTTTCGCGGCTGGTTTCTGCGCCACAGGAGGCGCATCGATTGGGATCGGCTGGCCGATCGGGAGTCTGTTTGCCCTCGTTGTGGCTCTCGCAATGGGGCAAATCGCGTCTGCCTATCCAACGGCAGGCGGGCTTTATCATTGGGGTTCGATCCTGGGGGGAAGAGCCTGGGGGTGGGCGACCGCGTGGTTCAATTTGCTCGGCTTGATTTTTGTGGTTGCGTCAGTCGATGTGGGAGTGTATCTGCTTTTCCGCGATCTGTTGCTCAACGGCGTTTTTGGTGTCGATCCCACAAAATTCACCGTGACTTTGAACTTCGCAGAGTTCCCTTTTGATGTGACTCAATTTGTTTTCGTGGTAATCATTCTAAGCACGCAGGGATTGCTGAACCATTACGGCATCCGCGCAACAACGATGCTTACAGATTTCAGCGGCTACCTTATATTTGCTATATCGATCCTTCTCAGCATTTCTTTGCTTGTGTATTCACCAGTACATCTGGACTTCACGCGCCTGTTTACCTTCACCAATTTCACGGGAGATTCTGGCGGAGGCGTGTGGCCAAACCAAACTTCCAATATGCTGATTGCGTTTTTGCTCGGCCTGTTACTCGTTTGTTACACGATCACAGGATTCGACGCATCGGCGCATACTTCTGAAGAAACTCAACGGGCAGCGGTGAATGTTCCGCGTGGAATGTGGACCGCAGTTTTTTGGTCCGCTGTTTTTGGTTACCTCATGGTGTGCGCATTTGTTCTGGCAATGCCTGATGTGAACGAAGGCGCGAAAACAGGATACGGCGTCTTCGCATATCTGATGGGAGCTTCACGCATGCCGGATGGTTTGCGGTCCCTGCTCTACATCGGTATTGTGCTGGCGAATTATCTTTGCGCGCTGGCAGGACTGACCTCCTGTTCGCGAATGATGTACGCATTTGCGCGTGATGGCGGGTTGCCAATGTCCGGAAGCTTGAGTCACGTAAATCCACAACACCGGACGCCCACAACTGCAATCTGGATCAGTGTTGCGCTGATCCTTCTCTCCTGTCTTTATGCGCCCGCTTTCATAGTTCTCGCAACCGGATGCGCCATATTTCTGTACATCTCTTACGTAATGCCGATAGCTGCGGGATTTCTGGCTGAAGGAAAAAGCTGGCGTGAAAAAGGTCCTTTTAATCTTGGCAGATTTTCAAAACCTATTGCGCTGCTTGCGATTATCGGCGGCCTCATCCTTGCGTGGGTTGGGTTTCAGCCTCCCAATCAAAAGGTGCTGTATCTCACCATCGGATTGATTCTGTTTCTTGTCGTTCTCTGGTTCACGCTGGAATGGAAACGTTTCGAAGGGCCGCCCACCGGGGCAAAGATTGAAGCGCGTCAGACTCAGATCGCCGCGATTGAAGCTGACCTTGTGGTGCGGGCGACTCGCCCGCAAAGTTGA
- a CDS encoding aminotransferase class I/II-fold pyridoxal phosphate-dependent enzyme, with product MQYRRMPIEIESPEEMGYENLDCNLTESSVSDARLDEIDLDFRDLVLCYGSHTGKPQLRELLASESGKLKPDDFLITAGAATALFIVSTSLLKSGDRLLVSKPNYATNIETPRAIGASIDFLELKFEDGFRVDHDLIASRITPQTKLISLTFPHNPTGSTISKNELEEIIEVVESRNVFLLFDETYRKMAFREVLPPAAELSPKVISVSSLSKTYGLPGIRMGWIASRDSQLMELFLAAKEQIMICNSVVDEEIAFRFLQQEKDSLAAIHENIRSHFSIVKRWMNSEQNLEWVEPSGGVVCFPRIKAEQNVDVERFYKILNEKYHTFVGPGHWFEMERRYMRIGYGWPPINELLKGLKNISSALRESFDRS from the coding sequence ATGCAATACCGCAGGATGCCGATTGAGATTGAATCGCCCGAGGAAATGGGCTACGAGAATCTCGATTGCAATCTGACCGAAAGCTCTGTTTCAGATGCTCGCCTGGATGAAATCGATCTGGACTTTCGCGATCTTGTTTTGTGCTACGGCAGCCACACAGGAAAACCTCAACTACGCGAGTTGCTTGCATCTGAATCGGGCAAGTTAAAGCCGGACGATTTCCTGATCACCGCTGGCGCCGCAACGGCTCTCTTCATCGTTTCCACTTCTCTTTTAAAATCGGGGGATCGATTGCTCGTTTCAAAACCAAATTACGCAACGAATATTGAAACACCGCGGGCGATCGGCGCTTCGATCGATTTCCTGGAGCTGAAATTTGAAGACGGATTCCGTGTGGATCACGATCTGATCGCGTCACGGATCACTCCCCAGACTAAACTTATCAGCTTAACCTTCCCTCACAATCCTACAGGCAGCACGATTTCGAAAAATGAACTGGAAGAGATCATTGAGGTAGTTGAATCACGAAATGTCTTTCTCCTCTTTGATGAGACCTACCGCAAAATGGCTTTTCGGGAAGTCTTGCCTCCTGCTGCAGAGCTTTCTCCAAAAGTGATTAGTGTTTCTTCGCTCTCCAAGACCTATGGACTTCCTGGAATCCGCATGGGATGGATCGCTTCTCGCGATTCGCAATTGATGGAATTGTTTTTGGCTGCAAAAGAGCAGATCATGATTTGCAATTCGGTCGTGGATGAAGAGATTGCTTTTCGGTTCTTGCAACAAGAAAAGGATAGTCTTGCGGCAATTCATGAGAATATCCGGAGTCATTTCTCGATTGTGAAACGCTGGATGAATTCAGAACAGAACCTGGAATGGGTGGAGCCGTCAGGTGGTGTAGTCTGTTTTCCGCGAATCAAAGCGGAACAGAATGTAGACGTGGAACGCTTCTACAAAATCCTGAATGAAAAATATCACACGTTTGTCGGCCCCGGTCACTGGTTCGAAATGGAGCGGCGTTACATGCGAATCGGTTACGGCTGGCCACCCATCAATGAGCTCCTCAAAGGCCTGAAAAACATTTCCAGCGCTCTTCGCGAATCCTTTGATCGAAGCTAA
- a CDS encoding mechanosensitive ion channel, whose translation MRDLENFLIGLKEILDFPLITLGKTPMTAWSILLFFVLLGLLFYVTARLKTWIVERLLAKSRLDIGLRHTFAAMARYVLIAIGFMVILQTAGIDLSALAIVIGSLSIGIGLGLQNITNNFVSGLILLFERPIKVGDRIEIGQLQGEVTRIAARATTIITNDNIAVIVPNSELTSSAVINWSYPSPRVRLNFPIGVAYGSDPETVKSLLLEIAENHPGVLKDAKPDVLLTEFADSSLNFMLRVWTTSYVDRPGVLEASSILRSRNYFARTESIFPSPNAMCSSVVDLCK comes from the coding sequence ATGCGGGACCTTGAAAATTTTCTCATAGGTTTGAAAGAGATTCTGGATTTTCCACTCATAACGCTCGGGAAAACGCCAATGACGGCGTGGTCTATTTTACTTTTCTTCGTACTCCTGGGTCTCTTGTTTTACGTAACCGCCAGGTTGAAAACATGGATCGTGGAACGCCTTCTCGCAAAAAGCAGACTGGATATCGGACTGCGGCACACGTTCGCTGCAATGGCTCGCTACGTTTTGATCGCGATCGGATTCATGGTGATTTTGCAAACGGCCGGAATTGATTTGAGCGCCCTTGCCATCGTGATTGGATCGCTCAGCATTGGAATTGGTCTCGGCCTTCAAAACATCACCAATAATTTCGTGAGCGGGCTCATTCTTCTTTTTGAAAGACCTATCAAAGTGGGAGATCGCATTGAAATTGGCCAGCTGCAAGGAGAAGTTACGCGAATTGCGGCGCGCGCAACGACAATCATCACGAACGACAACATTGCAGTGATCGTGCCTAATTCGGAGCTGACTTCATCGGCTGTAATCAACTGGAGCTACCCTTCACCCAGAGTTCGACTGAATTTCCCCATCGGTGTTGCCTACGGTTCAGATCCCGAAACTGTCAAGAGTTTGTTACTCGAAATTGCAGAAAATCATCCGGGCGTCCTGAAAGATGCGAAGCCCGATGTTCTTCTCACTGAATTTGCGGATAGTTCGCTCAATTTTATGCTCAGGGTCTGGACAACCAGTTATGTGGATAGACCCGGCGTTCTCGAAGCGAGCTCAATTTTGAGATCGAGAAACTATTTCGCGCGCACGGAATCGATATTCCCTTCCCCCAACGCGATGTGTTCGTCCGTGGTGGATCTCTGCAAGTGA
- a CDS encoding protein kinase produces the protein MGRVYKAHDPALNRAVALKFLHRNDPLLRDRLILEARAQAKIDHEHICRVYEVGEIEGKLYIAMQFLSGKTLSEVGSQLTLEQKVKVMQVTAEAIHAAHRVGLIHRDLKPANILIQKNEDGTWFPYVTDFGLAREVEAPGLTVSGMVIGSPFYMPPEQARGEIHGLDFRSDVYSLGVTLYELLSGQLPLKGETTLDLLLKVIEEDPKPLRSIKPNIPADLETIVMKCLQKEPERRYESAKSLADDLRRFVEGEPVQATPVSIQYRLWKKARKHKFSALLLLLLLFSTLAFAVWGLRTKWYAQKQVYWMNQFSQEVQYLDSSMKYAYTSPLHNITNERARIHERLKAMEKRIEDEGKAAAGPGHYALGRGYMALEEYDKAKEHLELAWHRYNFQTPDVAYALGLSLVELHRKGVSDAERISEKKEREGRKQELYQLYRLPALNFIAKGKGAQAEAVEYIEALVAFMDKEYLRAVEKAQECVKKVPWFYPADKLRGDAYSYLAEQKNEAGKTHETLRYYNLAEVAYQEAIRKAPSFNPAYEELADNAYYIMEIKMYQTSEPFQSNFERGLKAADSAITINPGSQNAYRYKSVVCWRWGEHLLHHDQDPRPFLRTAMESAQVAIRLSTTDYGPYEEMGVANDLYGRYELSHGMDPRQSFRGAIAAFKKAVEFNPNSLFANNSLGNAYLFLGIYENSRGSNSRYTLEKALASYQNAHKTGRHLYGVYCNQGLAYLALAEQEFNCGRNPGEFLLMAVENARQCIKISSGFAYCYRIIGNAFVSQGEYELLHGLSPEVSIQSGRSALQQAIKIKKDFNQTWLYLGKMEVLEGRWKIKKGKSPLENFKNGKKAFQEAIRISPDYADAYVAFSELRRFEADWYLSQKQPVTKTLREGLGMAEKALKIHPSLAPAKISQAYLYLLQSRITGDRTFVQQADLSLQEAFEINPLLRIQHKDLQEKINGSRAGDSPTSYD, from the coding sequence ATGGGCCGAGTTTATAAAGCGCATGATCCTGCGTTAAACCGGGCGGTTGCTCTCAAATTTCTCCATCGAAATGATCCGCTTCTCCGGGATCGACTGATTCTGGAAGCAAGGGCGCAGGCCAAAATTGATCATGAGCACATTTGCAGGGTTTACGAAGTGGGAGAAATTGAAGGCAAGCTTTACATTGCCATGCAATTCCTTTCCGGCAAAACGCTCTCTGAAGTTGGTTCCCAATTGACACTGGAGCAAAAAGTAAAAGTCATGCAGGTGACTGCAGAAGCGATTCACGCAGCTCATCGTGTTGGGCTGATTCACCGGGATTTGAAACCGGCAAACATATTGATCCAGAAGAATGAAGATGGGACATGGTTCCCTTATGTCACTGATTTTGGATTGGCCCGGGAAGTAGAGGCTCCCGGTTTAACTGTGTCCGGAATGGTAATTGGATCGCCCTTCTACATGCCGCCGGAACAGGCGCGCGGCGAAATTCATGGACTCGACTTCCGCAGTGATGTTTACAGCCTGGGAGTCACGCTTTACGAACTGTTGTCTGGACAATTGCCTTTGAAAGGAGAAACAACACTTGATCTTCTGCTGAAAGTGATAGAAGAAGATCCGAAACCTTTGCGATCCATAAAGCCGAATATCCCCGCGGATCTGGAAACGATCGTGATGAAATGTCTGCAAAAGGAACCGGAAAGACGTTACGAATCCGCAAAGTCTCTGGCGGATGATCTGAGACGTTTTGTGGAAGGGGAGCCGGTACAGGCAACTCCTGTCAGCATCCAGTACCGTTTATGGAAAAAAGCTAGAAAGCATAAGTTTTCCGCTCTTCTTTTGTTGCTGTTACTGTTCAGTACTCTTGCTTTCGCAGTCTGGGGGCTTCGGACCAAGTGGTACGCCCAAAAGCAAGTCTACTGGATGAATCAATTCAGTCAGGAAGTGCAATACCTGGACAGCTCGATGAAATACGCATACACGTCCCCGTTACACAACATCACCAATGAACGTGCCAGGATTCACGAGCGCCTGAAGGCAATGGAAAAAAGAATCGAGGATGAAGGAAAGGCTGCAGCCGGTCCCGGACACTATGCTTTAGGCCGCGGCTACATGGCATTGGAAGAATATGATAAAGCGAAAGAGCATCTGGAACTGGCATGGCATCGCTACAACTTCCAGACTCCGGATGTGGCTTATGCTTTAGGGTTGAGCCTGGTGGAGTTGCATCGGAAAGGCGTTTCCGATGCTGAAAGGATTTCGGAAAAAAAGGAGCGAGAAGGAAGAAAGCAAGAACTATATCAACTTTATCGCTTGCCGGCGCTGAACTTTATTGCCAAAGGAAAAGGCGCTCAGGCGGAAGCAGTTGAATACATTGAAGCGCTCGTCGCATTTATGGATAAAGAGTATCTCCGCGCGGTTGAAAAAGCACAGGAGTGTGTGAAGAAGGTTCCGTGGTTCTATCCTGCCGATAAACTTCGTGGCGATGCCTACTCATATCTTGCCGAACAGAAAAATGAAGCGGGAAAAACGCATGAGACACTGCGATACTACAATCTGGCAGAAGTAGCATACCAGGAAGCCATTCGAAAAGCCCCGAGTTTTAATCCCGCTTATGAAGAGCTTGCCGATAATGCATATTACATTATGGAAATAAAAATGTATCAAACAAGCGAGCCGTTCCAGTCAAACTTTGAGCGTGGCCTGAAAGCGGCCGATTCCGCTATCACAATCAACCCTGGAAGTCAAAATGCCTACCGGTATAAGTCCGTGGTCTGCTGGCGTTGGGGTGAACATCTTTTGCATCATGATCAGGATCCGCGCCCTTTTTTACGAACCGCGATGGAATCTGCGCAGGTGGCAATCCGGCTTTCTACCACCGATTATGGCCCATACGAAGAGATGGGAGTCGCAAACGACCTGTACGGAAGATACGAATTGTCTCATGGAATGGATCCTCGCCAATCTTTTCGAGGGGCCATAGCCGCCTTTAAAAAAGCCGTCGAGTTCAACCCGAATTCTTTGTTCGCAAACAACTCCCTGGGAAACGCCTACTTGTTCCTGGGGATTTACGAGAATTCGCGAGGTTCAAACTCCAGGTATACTCTGGAAAAAGCACTCGCAAGCTATCAAAACGCCCATAAAACGGGTCGTCATCTGTATGGTGTTTACTGCAATCAAGGGCTGGCTTATCTCGCGCTCGCTGAGCAGGAATTTAACTGTGGCCGTAATCCGGGAGAATTCTTACTGATGGCGGTGGAGAATGCCAGGCAATGTATCAAAATCAGCTCCGGCTTCGCTTACTGCTACCGTATTATTGGAAATGCGTTTGTCAGTCAGGGGGAATATGAGTTACTGCATGGCCTTTCTCCCGAAGTCTCGATTCAGTCTGGTCGTTCGGCGCTGCAGCAAGCAATTAAAATCAAGAAAGACTTCAATCAAACCTGGCTTTATCTGGGCAAGATGGAGGTTTTGGAAGGCCGTTGGAAAATCAAAAAAGGAAAGTCCCCCCTGGAAAACTTCAAGAATGGAAAGAAAGCATTTCAAGAAGCGATTCGGATTTCACCCGACTATGCCGATGCCTATGTGGCGTTTTCCGAGCTCCGCCGTTTTGAAGCTGATTGGTATCTATCTCAAAAACAACCGGTAACAAAAACTTTGCGTGAAGGATTGGGAATGGCTGAGAAAGCATTGAAAATTCATCCTTCTCTGGCACCCGCTAAAATCAGCCAGGCTTACCTTTATTTGCTTCAATCAAGAATCACTGGCGATCGCACTTTTGTCCAGCAAGCAGACCTTTCGTTACAGGAGGCTTTCGAAATCAATCCCTTGCTGCGGATTCAACACAAGGATTTGCAGGAAAAAATTAACGGCAGTCGTGCGGGCGACTCGCCCACCAGCTATGATTAA